A genome region from Candidatus Eisenbacteria bacterium includes the following:
- the traF gene encoding conjugal transfer protein TraF, whose amino-acid sequence MRRTVLITGLVALFLASPAAAYFERVEVGGRALGMGKAFHAIADDPSAVYWNPAGLAGQKRPGVLLMHYRPFVVEDLSANYAALAYPTSWGTAGLAWHHTGLADVTGEDIFSFALARTVRLGPIGTIDLGGTAKILRISYDSFRDVENGGSIDYGSETHFAADIGALYRPAPKWRAGLIIRDIGEPHFDFVPGNGGTLIATHWEGSVAYRWREESTISAGLAKDHRDQLAPTIGGEVTFYDVFALRSGLFDYEYWGGFGILTARWTFDAGFATHKMLGVSYMASITIPFGRESR is encoded by the coding sequence ATGAGACGGACGGTTTTGATCACGGGCCTCGTCGCTCTGTTTCTCGCCTCTCCGGCGGCCGCCTACTTCGAGCGGGTCGAGGTGGGGGGGCGGGCTCTCGGGATGGGGAAGGCGTTCCACGCCATCGCGGACGATCCCTCGGCGGTCTATTGGAACCCGGCGGGGCTGGCGGGTCAAAAACGGCCCGGCGTGCTCCTCATGCACTACCGTCCCTTCGTGGTGGAGGACCTCTCGGCGAACTACGCCGCCCTAGCCTATCCGACATCTTGGGGAACGGCGGGGCTCGCCTGGCACCACACCGGCCTCGCGGACGTGACCGGCGAGGATATCTTCTCCTTCGCCCTAGCGAGGACGGTCCGCCTCGGTCCGATCGGCACGATCGATCTGGGAGGCACGGCCAAGATCCTCCGCATCTCCTACGATTCCTTCCGGGACGTCGAGAACGGCGGTTCGATCGATTACGGCTCGGAGACGCATTTCGCGGCGGACATCGGCGCGCTCTACCGCCCCGCACCGAAGTGGAGGGCCGGACTGATCATCCGTGACATCGGCGAGCCGCATTTCGATTTCGTCCCCGGGAACGGCGGCACGCTGATCGCCACGCACTGGGAAGGATCGGTCGCCTACCGTTGGCGCGAGGAATCGACGATCAGCGCGGGCCTCGCCAAGGACCATCGAGACCAGCTCGCCCCCACCATCGGCGGCGAGGTGACCTTCTATGACGTCTTCGCCCTCCGGAGCGGGCTCTTCGACTATGAATACTGGGGGGGCTTCGGCATTCTGACCGCGCGGTGGACCTTCGACGCCGGCTTCGCCACCCACAAGATGCTCGGCGTCTCCTATATGGCGTCGATCACCATACCCTTCGGGAGGGAGAGCCGATGA
- a CDS encoding glycogen-binding domain-containing protein: MRTLLARSTFSLFMLLAAFSPARAGVQTVEGGILFSYTDAYAGQVSLAGAFNDWNTMANPMTRGEGGVWSVTVDLPEGKHEYKFVVDGQWVPDPDNPVTAGEYGNSVVVVGAGGGMETMTPTSNTAYSAKIFLGGRMISRFISRQNEEKGDRFELRRPTMDFDLDWKVRANDYLDLYMLTNINNENEETVTDFWKTKMRFDRGSLHYHGRRLDLKLFDGVSVGRFDDPLTLVGGIGIYDHDFGYNQQGAIAETEWGGLEFTFLYSDDFDNGGTTIPTLDSLGAAAEETVFDSTAGAYRFGGTRTAVYDASDDDNDKDVLAGRVAYPFRNLRFGASGRYDRGYNPGTLSLIESAVGETTGVQKKFAETWETWWAGGGDVVWGGGDSPWNVRAEVLHGRARIDALDGREADVVIRTSADASEVFADTLYTAEVVQLGENRRIEDGSYEIDRSTRWHLGGGYDFKEIGVAVDLAWERETHDQTYFATSIWDTLENKVDILRFRLDRECERFGRPVKIGLGIERFAFDYDERTPWANQFWLDYRNFWLEQGEHEVSVERLVLLGGRNAFIAEPTIRTTLWADKKLDFLYRGTIAGVDLDKAPKFVESLFRFEARPWRSIRLLSDTRLAKYNDPVLDVFSSYWCTFAEIAYEVAEGIELSLSFGVDPWVVDEMTNEFDEIGRDMFLFGRGANGDTARRNFLGLGEYIPEAEQALENERRIQIEGIVRF; the protein is encoded by the coding sequence ATGCGTACCCTACTGGCTCGTTCGACGTTCTCCCTGTTCATGCTCCTGGCGGCGTTCTCGCCCGCCCGGGCGGGTGTCCAAACGGTCGAGGGCGGGATCCTCTTCTCCTATACCGACGCCTACGCCGGCCAGGTGAGTCTCGCCGGGGCATTCAACGACTGGAACACCATGGCGAACCCGATGACCCGCGGGGAGGGAGGGGTCTGGTCCGTTACGGTCGATCTCCCCGAGGGGAAACACGAATACAAGTTCGTCGTGGACGGCCAGTGGGTGCCGGATCCGGACAACCCGGTCACCGCCGGCGAATACGGCAACTCGGTGGTGGTGGTCGGAGCCGGCGGCGGCATGGAGACCATGACCCCCACATCCAACACCGCCTACTCGGCGAAGATCTTTCTCGGCGGCCGGATGATCAGCCGCTTCATCTCCCGGCAGAACGAAGAGAAGGGGGACCGCTTCGAGCTGCGTCGCCCCACCATGGACTTCGATCTGGACTGGAAGGTTCGCGCCAACGACTATCTCGACCTGTACATGCTCACCAACATCAACAACGAAAACGAAGAGACGGTCACCGATTTCTGGAAGACCAAGATGCGTTTCGACCGCGGATCGCTCCACTACCACGGCCGGCGTCTCGACCTGAAGCTCTTCGACGGCGTCTCGGTGGGGCGTTTCGACGATCCGCTCACCCTGGTCGGCGGGATCGGCATCTACGACCACGACTTCGGTTACAACCAGCAAGGGGCGATCGCCGAGACCGAGTGGGGCGGTTTGGAGTTCACGTTCCTCTATTCGGACGACTTCGATAACGGAGGGACGACGATCCCGACGCTCGACTCGCTCGGCGCGGCGGCGGAGGAGACCGTCTTCGACAGCACCGCCGGAGCCTACCGGTTCGGCGGTACCCGGACGGCGGTTTACGATGCCTCCGACGACGACAACGACAAGGACGTGCTCGCCGGCCGCGTCGCCTACCCCTTCCGGAACCTGCGGTTCGGGGCTTCGGGCCGGTACGATCGCGGGTACAACCCCGGAACGCTTTCCTTGATCGAGAGCGCCGTCGGCGAGACGACGGGCGTGCAGAAAAAATTCGCCGAAACCTGGGAGACCTGGTGGGCCGGCGGCGGAGACGTGGTTTGGGGCGGCGGTGATTCCCCCTGGAACGTTCGCGCCGAGGTGCTCCACGGCCGCGCCCGGATCGACGCGTTGGACGGGCGCGAGGCGGACGTGGTGATCCGGACGAGCGCCGACGCGAGCGAGGTCTTCGCGGACACCCTATACACGGCGGAGGTCGTCCAGCTCGGCGAGAACCGGAGGATCGAGGACGGGAGCTACGAAATCGATCGTTCCACCCGGTGGCACCTGGGCGGCGGGTACGACTTCAAGGAGATCGGCGTGGCCGTCGATCTCGCCTGGGAGCGCGAGACCCACGACCAGACCTATTTCGCCACCTCGATATGGGACACGCTCGAGAACAAGGTCGACATTCTCCGCTTCCGGTTGGACCGGGAGTGCGAGCGCTTCGGCCGTCCCGTAAAGATCGGTCTCGGTATCGAGCGTTTCGCCTTCGATTACGATGAGCGTACTCCTTGGGCGAACCAGTTCTGGCTCGACTACCGCAACTTCTGGCTCGAGCAGGGTGAGCACGAGGTCTCGGTGGAACGACTGGTGCTTCTCGGCGGCCGGAACGCCTTCATCGCCGAGCCGACCATCCGGACCACGCTGTGGGCGGACAAGAAACTCGACTTTCTCTACCGTGGTACCATCGCCGGAGTGGATTTGGACAAGGCTCCCAAATTCGTGGAGAGCCTGTTCCGGTTCGAAGCGCGCCCATGGAGGAGCATCCGGCTCCTGTCGGACACGCGTCTCGCCAAGTACAACGACCCCGTGCTCGATGTCTTCAGCTCCTACTGGTGCACCTTCGCCGAGATCGCCTACGAGGTGGCCGAGGGGATCGAGCTCTCGCTCTCCTTCGGCGTCGATCCATGGGTGGTGGACGAGATGACCAACGAGTTCGACGAAATCGGCCGGGATATGTTCCTCTTCGGGCGCGGCGCCAACGGCGACACGGCGAGGCGGAATTTCCTCGGCCTCGGCGAGTACATCCCCGAGGCGGAGCAGGCG